The following is a genomic window from Candidatus Obscuribacter sp..
TCCTTCTGGCTGTCACTCTAGCCCGGATACCTCAGGGCGCGAGCAATGGATAATTTAGACTCGTTTTACTGGTATCGATCTATATTGTTTTTGCTCGGTTTGTGATTTAGGCAAAGTAATAGTGAGTACACCGTGCTGGTATTCAGCCTTTACTTCGTCTTCTTTGATTTCGCAGGGCAGTTGCAGTGAGCGCTGGAAGTGGCCATAGCGGCGCTCTGAGCGGTACCAGCCTTTTTCGCTTTCGCATTTTTCTTCTTTCTTCTCGCCTCGCAGGGTCAGTATGCCATTGGCGAGAGAGACTTCTACATCGTCTTCTTTCATGCCAGGTAGCTCAGCAGAGATTTTTAGTTCGGTTTCGGTTTCTTTGAGATCAATTTTGGGCTGTACTGCGTCCAGATGTGTACGCTCAAAGACATCCGAGAGCTTTCAGTTACCAGGCATCAAGTCAAAGGCACTGCGATTAAAAAACTCGTCAAATAGCCGGTTTACATCGCTTTGTAGGGTGCTGAGGCTACTGGAGTTGTCCGACGTTTCTTCGCGTCGTACCGGTAGTTGTCTTTATTCCATGGCAGGTGCAAATTAAGAGACATTGTAAATACCTCCTGACTTAAAAGTAGATTTAAAGGTGATGTTATTTGGCTGCTTTTACTTCGATCTTGCGAGGCAGCGCGTTTTTGCTCACGGGCAAAGTGATCTTTAAGATCCCGTTTTGAATAGTGGCGTCAATGCTGTCTGCGTCTACTTCTTTGGGCATATTAAAGGAGCGGCGATAGCGCCTTACTGGTGATTCTGTATAGGTTAATTGATAGCCTTCTGGGACTTCGCACTGCACTGTGCCTTCGATGGTAAAGACCCCTCTGTTGAGGTTGACGTGGACAGTAGTCTCGTCAACACCAGGCATTTTAGCCATAATCAGCATGCCGTCTTTACTTTCGTAGACTTCCATTACTGGCTCAAAAGCTTGTAATTGTGGCTCTGCAGCTTTTGTTGGTGTCCCAGATTTAGTCTGGTCTGCTGCGATCGTAATCATCTCAAACCTCCTGATCTATGATAAATAGTGGCTGCACAACAATTTCAATATAAAACTTTGGCATTGTCATTTTGCAGTTTTTCAGCATTTTTTTAAAATTGTTCGAGCGCTCCAAGTTTACCGGTCACCATGGGAAGAGTGTCTTGTGATTGGCTTTTTGCCAGGTATGCCCATTAGATTTTGACAAAACTTGCTATGATCAGATGGTTACCCTGGTACAACTTTTGGCGCTCCCAATATTTACGGCAAGGCACACATGGATCAGGCTGGCACTAGCCCTGACAGTCCTTAGCTTACTCAGTTGTGCGCCTCCTGTAAGGGCTTTAGCCGGGCGCGTTTTAAACTTTCCCACTAGTCGCAGTGTGGGTAAACTGACAGCGCTGGGCAAAGATCCGCAGGGCCTTTTTTATGATAAATCACAGCTGGGGGACGCACGTGGCGCTGTCGCTGTGCCAGCTGACGCCCTTGTCAATATTGATGTTAATTGGGATGGGCTCAATGATTTGAGCTTCCTCAAAAAGCTCAAGGCCTGTGACCTCCAGGGTTTGGAGCTGGCCTATAGTGGTCATGGCTTTGCCCTCGATGATGCCAGTGTGGCCAATTTTGCTCATCTAAAGGGACTTAAACAACTGTCGCTTGAGCAAACTGATATCGGGGATAGTGGCATCCAAAAAATTGGTCAGATGTCAGATCTGGAGTTGCTCAATCTCAATCACACTATGCTCACGACTAAGGGCATGCCCTATCTTGCCAATTTGCATAAGCTCGTCCAATTAGAGCTGGAGGGCACTCAGCTAAGTGACGCCTCTCTAGCAAATATCGCTGGGCATACTCAATTGCTCACGCTTTTTATTAAATCCTGTGGGCTAGGACCAGCTGCCGCTCAGCATCTGCAAAAAATGAACCATCTCAAAATTTTGAGGTTGAGTGAGAATAAGTTTGGCGATAAAGGCATGGCTTTGCTGCCAGCTTACCCAGAGCTTGTGGAGTTGCATGTCAGTAATTGCAGCTTGACTGATGCTGGATTTGCTCAGCTGGTCAAGTTTCCGATTGATTACTGTGTTTGCCAAAGGCAACAAGATCTCTGGAGCTGGCTTTAAGGCCCTGGCTCAGTGCAAAAAACTACAATACATCGAGCTGACCGGAGAGCCATGCGCCTTAGCTGATGTCGCTGAGTTGCGTAATTCTAAGAGTGTGACAGGGGTTTGGTTAATGCCAAAACCTGGCGATGAGGCAGCAATCAAAAAGGCAGTGCCAAAAATCAATTTTAGATTTTTTAGCCAGCGTGGCAAGGTGCCTGCAGAGTTTTTTGAGCCGCTTCATTGATCTGTCAGTGAGCTTGTTTTGGGCGTAATAATCATCTCAATGTGCTGATCTTCATGCTTTTGTGGATGCTATGATCTGCTTGGCTAGCTACTGGACACAGCAATGAATACAAGCAAATTACAGTTGACTCGCGAAATGACTCCTGTTTCGAAGATTTTTAGCGTGGCGATGAGCACGCTCAGTGGAGCCGCTGAGCAACAAAACGTCAGCCTGGAGTCAGTCTACGTGCCCGACCGGGCTGTATATGTTGACGAAGTGCGACTGGTGCAGGTGCTGGTCGATCTCATCACCAATGCCATCAAAGTTAGTCCCAAGCCTGGTGTCGTCCAGGTCTCAGCTCAGGGCGAAGACGGCTGTATGCGCTTTATCGTTTGTGATGGTGGTCATGGTATCGAACCGGGCAGACGCGAGGCTATATTTGAGGGTGTAAGGCAGTTTGACACGCTGGCCGCACAGGGAGCCAGTGGCAGTCTGCCAAGCCTGGCGGTATGCAAAGCCATCGTCGAGAGTCATGGCGGCAAGATTGGCGTGGACAGTGAGCCTGGTAAGGGCAGTGCCTTTTGGTTTACTGTGCCGTTAAGTGACTAGATGGGGACTCTCTCTTTTGTCACTAGCCCCTTGTGGTTGCCTGACGGCGAGACTGTAGAAGTCCGTCCCGTCTGTGATGGTGTTGATATTTTGGGTCAAATTGATAGGGACGCCATAGGTCTTTATCCACCAGACTTTTTTGCCCAGTCTGCCCTGTCGAGTGGAGGCATGCTGCGCCTGGGAATTTGTCAGTGCGGCTCCAAAGGCTGTGCCGATAGAGAAGTCGAAGTGACTCACCAGGACGGTGATATCTATTGGTGGAGCAGGCACACTGAAGTGCTTAAAAAGTGGCGTTTTGACATTGAAACTTATAAGCGTGCTGTATCCCTCGCCAGCGATGATTTGAGCTGGGAGCGCACTGAAGACACAATTAAGCGATTGCTCAAAGTCGAGGACTATTCTGCGGTGCTCAAGCAGGGCTGGCAATTTGAAGGTGGCTACTTAATGGATGACGGAAGCGGAGTCAATCTGTGTTTTAACGTGGCCAATGGTGCGCCGCAAACAATTGCTATCACCTGCCCAACCTATGAGCCTGAGCTTGCTATTGCAGCCGTCAGAGCTTATATGGACAAGCATTTTGCCAATTGACCGTTTAAGTGTCAGTTAAAGTCACGCTCAGGCAAGTTATCTTTTTGTGGTTGTGGCTTTCTAAATCTCTTGAGGAATGCCCAGGCTTCTTCTGAGGCATTAATTGGTGCTACTTCTGCTCCAATGCCGCCAAACCAGAGATGTTTCTGCTTTTCGAGCAGTACAGTTCTTACTTCTGCGCCGGTTTGCGGATTTCTAAAAACAACATCTTTGACCTGGCTGCCATCCTCTCCTACTCTTGTTGACACTTCACCAGGACCATTGATGCCATTGGCGCGGGCATAAA
Proteins encoded in this region:
- a CDS encoding Hsp20/alpha crystallin family protein, which gives rise to MDAVQPKIDLKETETELKISAELPGMKEDDVEVSLANGILTLRGEKKEEKCESEKGWYRSERRYGHFQRSLQLPCEIKEDEVKAEYQHGVLTITLPKSQTEQKQYRSIPVKRV
- a CDS encoding Hsp20/alpha crystallin family protein, with the translated sequence MITIAADQTKSGTPTKAAEPQLQAFEPVMEVYESKDGMLIMAKMPGVDETTVHVNLNRGVFTIEGTVQCEVPEGYQLTYTESPVRRYRRSFNMPKEVDADSIDATIQNGILKITLPVSKNALPRKIEVKAAK
- a CDS encoding HAMP domain-containing histidine kinase, producing MNTSKLQLTREMTPVSKIFSVAMSTLSGAAEQQNVSLESVYVPDRAVYVDEVRLVQVLVDLITNAIKVSPKPGVVQVSAQGEDGCMRFIVCDGGHGIEPGRREAIFEGVRQFDTLAAQGASGSLPSLAVCKAIVESHGGKIGVDSEPGKGSAFWFTVPLSD